The nucleotide window ACTGAGCACCGACGGCACCGACAGTAGATCCGGGTTCGATCTTGGCTCGAAGGTATCGGATACGACAATTTTCAAGGAAAGAACTCAATTGAGCTTCGGTAACCTTGTTGGCATTCTCCAATACGCGCTGAACCGCAACTATACAGATGGTTAGCGGGACTTGGCCCAACGAGAAAATGTAGCTATCTTACGATCATCAGAGTTCAGCAACGCTTCGTACTCCTCCGCCATTTCCACATCATCCGCATCCGGTAAACCTCTCGCCAGCCTCTGGTCAACCATTTGCTTAACGATCTTATCCACAACAAACTTGTAAGTGTTCTCCCTGAACTTGTGGTGACAACCTTCCCACTCCTTGGGGAGAGTAGGGGCAACGACAGGCGGCGGGGGAGTGGGTTCCTTGCGACGCCGACCCTTGGTTTTAGGcggggatgaagggaaaCTGGGAGGAACAAAAGACTCGGGGTAGATTCGAGCAGCGATTCGGCGAACTTCATAGGGATACAGAGCTCGTCCTTGGTTACCGGCCGTTCGCTATTGTCTTTCATCGGCACCTCTCCACACATAAGACGGAGGGAGAAAACTTACACAAGCATGCGTCCAACTTCGAACATACTCCACAGGCGTAGCATCACCTTCCAAACAAGCCGGATCAAGCATATCGTCACCGTATTGGAACTGCACGATACCTCCAACTGAATTCCTAACACTCAGATCGTAATGCGTACATAAGTCTTCGAGCGCCTTCATCAATCGACGAGCCATATAACCGGTTTCGGCAGTCTTAACTGCAGTGTCGACCAAACCTTCTCGACCAGACATGGCGTGGAAAAGGAATTCGGGAGGAGTGAGGccggagaagaaagagttACGGACGAAACCCTTGGAGGGAGGGTTCTTGGACTTTTTGCGGAAATGAGGAAGCGATCGATCCTGGAAACCGTTTCGAACACGAGAACCACCAATAATCTGTTGACCGACACAGGCAACCATTTGGGCGACGTTAATGACGGAACCTAGATTTTTGTCAGCAATGACCTTGATTTGACGCAGCCGACTTACCTTTGGAACCACAAGTGGCCATGATAAGTGGGGCATTGTGCCTACTCAACTCCTGCATACAAATCTTACCGACGGCTTCTCGAACGTCGGAAAGTGTTTTTGAGATCTTTGACTCCAGAGTCGCCTCTTGGTCGCAACCGGGCGCATTCTCCAACTTGCCCTTCTTAGCAAGGTCGATAAAAACGTCACATTCATCATAAGCTTTCTCGACACGGGCATCCTTAGACGCATGGAGGATAGGACCGGGGATAACGTCGTTGATACCAAGAGAGAAACCGATGTTTGCTAACCACCTAGCTGCAATCTTGGCTAATCTGTTCATCGCCTGCGCCGCTTCTTCAGGTCCGTAATCCCTCAGAATGACACCGAACACCGAGTTCTTTTTTCCGTCACCAACCGTGTTTTTGTCAAAGACACCACACATGATCTCACTGTTCTGGATGACGAGGTATCCGTCATTGGGGGACATGTCGGGAGGAAAACGGTCTTCCTTGGCGGGGTCGACGAGCGTTCGACACTTAGCTTCGAGATTGACGAGTACTTTAGATTCCTTATTGGGTCGCATGAGAAGGTTGAAAATTTGTTTACCAGTCCAGAGTCTGACAGGCTTCCAGATAGTCGGAGGAGGCATCTCAATCTTCAAGTTGGCATCACCGAGGTAAGAAGCAATCTGCGTGAATTGTTGTCGATCGTAGAATCGGTCTCTTCGAGAGAGCAGGTAGGCGGCTGTGATGAAATCCTGAATAGCAGCAATAATGGGTTCTCCGTTTCGCGGTGTAACCAGGTTCTTCTTGACCGACATGAGTTCGAGAGCTTCTGTACGAGCTTCCTCAGTTTGTGGAACGTCTGTACAAAACAGTTAGTGCTGTAACTCAATACAAAAATGAGGCAACATACGTAAATTCATTTCGTCACCATCGAAATCGGCGTTGTAAGGGTTACAGACACATTCGTTCAACCGGAACGTCCGCCAGGGCCTGACTCGGACTCGATGACACATGATAGACAGCTTGTGCAAAGACGGCTGTCGGTTAAACAATACGATACTGCTCACAATTAGTATTACCTCTCCGTATTGACTGTCATTCCAACTTACTCTCCATCCCTCACATGTCGGTGAACAACATCCCCAATTTGTAACTCTCTCGCATATCTTTTCCTCGCTTCCAAATCCTTCATCACATTCAGCGAGATTCGCACAGTGGATCCATTCTCATGTTTTCTTTCCAGCACATTCGCACCAGGATGGAGCTTTGAACCGTTGATGATTGCTTGTCGCATAAGTTGAATATTGTAATCTGTCACTCTTTCTGGATAGGAAAGCTTGACGGCAACCTTTTCTGGAACGGCGACCTCGTCGATACGGAGATTCGGGTCGGGACCAATGACAGTTCGTCCAGAGAAGTCGACACGTTTACCGGAAAGATTACCTCGGAATCGACCTTGTTTACCCTTGAGGCGTTGTACAAAACCTCGAATGGGCTTACTCTATGCGTGGCTCagcgaaaaaaaggtaCATTAATGGAAGAACTTACGCCAATGGTTTGCATACCAGGTGCTTGAGAGTTAATATACAATGCAACGGCTTGACCCAAGACTTCCCAGTTGGACTAAATTCCCTCCTTTAGCTTTAAAACTTTGGCTTCGCGTTATCTGCTCACCGAAATCATCTCAATGCCCCTACCCAAGTCCATCATGAGTGCTAGGGTATTGTTATAGTTGACGATCTCGGCGAGCTTGGCTGTCAGGTCATCTTCGTTGCTGTCATGTTCTCAGCAAGAAGTCAATGGATTACGCGAATAAAACTCACTTTCCGGCCTCTGAAGCAACAGATGGTCGAATACAAGGAGGTGGTACAGAGATGTATTGCCAGATGTAATCTTCAGGCCTGCCGACATCAGGATGTAGTGATAGTAATTCGCAATCCTACGAACTCATTAGCGAAGCCCTAAACATGTAATGAAGTGAACGCACCTCCGCGGTAATCCTTTCGAACAAGTTTAACACCTTCAGCGGATTCAAATCATCCACAGCCTTGGATAAATGCGTTGCAACCGCCTGATTCTCCGCCACCGCATTTTTGAAGGTCGCCATCCACTCATCCTTCATACTCGCCATCTTAGCCGCTCGGTAGGGTTCGTGTGAAATCCTGAGGGGACCGGACTTCTTGACGATACCGTTGGGGGCACCGCAGTACGTACAGATGTTTTGCTTCTTACAGGCTGCGAGGACAGCTTTGGCAGCAGATTGACGTTGAAGAGATTCGAGGTTAGGGCGACGAAAACGTTTGAGGAATGAAGCGCGTTCTGTCTCTGGTAGAAGGACACGAGCACAAGTCTGTAGCAATCATTAGTAATCGGCGATGAAGAATACGCCAAAGGCCTTACTTTACATATACAAGAAAGCATATTGATGGTGGGCCTAAAGTACCCGATATGGAATACAGGCAAAACAAGCTTGATGTAACCATAATGCCCAACACATTTCTGAGTGTCTTCGCCACAAGTCGCAcacttctttcccttctcgtTGGGACCCTGTATGTATGTGCAAGGTGGTAAGCGCTCTATAGGCTTATAAATATATGCGACTTAGACACACCATACGGGCATCCAAAGGTCCTTGAAGAGCCGTAGTTCTTGATCCATCCTCATTATTCTGATACAGCTCGGCAATGCTAACTTGAACTTCTGAAATTCGGACAATATCCTTGGGTGTGAATGGTTGAAACTGAATATGTTTTCTATAAACCACAATTGGATTAGGCTGGACCAATAATAAAGTCAATAGAAAGTACTTACATTCTACGAGGAACGTCTGAAGAGACGTAGTGCTTCTCATTCTGGTCGACCACCGCCCAGGTGTCCATCTTGATGATATTtgcctctttcttcttcgttcaAAGGTTGAATTGGATATCTAGGAGGATCCTGGGGGTATGGAGGTCTagcggaagagatgaacacaggggaaaagggaaaagaggacTGAGAGATGTGGTGGAACTCAAAGGTCGAACTCCTCCCAGTCAAATGTTGTAGCCGAGCAGTTCGACTTTTTACAGCTTACGTAATAttatcttccttttttgaGGTTAACGGCTTTGACCGCCTTTCCTCCGGTGGATGGAGATaagaaagaggaggtgTATATTTTGTTGTAGTTCATAGTTGTCTGCGTATAATGTCTATTGTTGTTTCGTTTAGTTGGTAATGTTGTTAATGTGATAGAGTCATGTAAGCTGGTCTTGGCACTCCACAGTGAATCCTCCCATCTGTCTCATCTCGGCCTTGTGAGATATTTCGCACCCAATAACCTCTTCAACTCGTCGAGTTTCCCCACGCTGGACGTAATTCTGTCAgtgagatgaagaaaagttTGTCAAGAGTCATGCCTGAGGGCCTGTAGACGGTGCTAATCTAAAGTATGACCTTGCGACCTTCCCTTTACTAAATACAATTAAAGATAGCATTATACAAGTAGCGGGcattctcctctcttccaacaTTATTTGGTACAATTGtgtatcatcatcgctctTGGTTCTCACCAGtaaccttcttcctcctcagaGCAATATCCTTATATGGATAAGGTCTCTCCAGAGGTAGATGATACGGTGCAAATTTCTCTGGATCTGGTTTCAGCCTATCCCAAAGATCAAAccattcctcatcaaaTCCTTCTTCGTGAAGCTTTATTACATGTTTTGAGAGAGGAATAAATAAAGGTGTGAGATCAAGAatttttctttccccaGCACTGTTTATTATTGCGAATGGGAGAATATGAGGATTGTCGTAATCATATGGAGGTATAGCAGCCCATTTCTCGGGAACGCGATGTTCACGCTCCCACCCCTTCAGGGTACGCATCGAGAAAGTTAATTCATCTTCAGTAACAACGGGTCAGTTCATGTTCAGGAGAGGACCGACATTGAAATTACACTGACCAAGATAAGCCTCCCACTGGACCAGGCAAGTCAGCCGACTTGTACGACCGAGAGAAAGCAAACAAACTGACTTTTTTCAATATCACACCCACTCTGAGCATTTGATCCCCATACTTGGGTTCTGCTGGATTTTCCCATGCCTTCAAAGACTCTTGGAGCCCCTCGAAAAAGATCACAGCCTGCTTTGTCACCGCCCAAGCCTTGCAGTACTCCTTCCGCTCCAACTAGAATCTTATGTCAGTATGACATGACGGCTGTCATGTTCCCTTGTTCATTGTAcaggatggaggaggaagggatgtGAGTACGCACCGTTgttccatcttccaatgTGAAGCGCATAAAATGGTAATCGTTGTGGTCAGGGTCTGGATCACCAGCAAAATAATAATACTCGATACAAGGATTGTCGGTACGCAACTCGCCCTTCGCCCTGATCCTTGCCCATTCGAAGGACAATTCGGTATCGAAGATGAATAATGGTTGATTAGTGTCGTACCATTGCTGGTATTCTTGGTAAAGGACGCGAGTACTGCTGTATATTTTGTAAGGGATGCTGATAATAGAGGAGAGAGTTGACGAGAGAGCAGATTGAGCGGAAGATCCGCTCAGGGTTGACATTGATTGTGCGGGAGACAGTGTCAtgtagaagaagattggctTGGTGATTCCAGAtaacaaaaaagaaggatcgGAAAACAAAGAAGGCTGAGAATGATGTGACGAAGACAACAGGCTTGTtagaaaggaaaggatgaaTGATATATACGAGCCGGACACGCACaacaggaggaggatgagtgGCGGTACAGCGCGGAACGCCCAAACCCCGACCCAAAATAAAGAAAGCTCTCAAAAAATCCAGAAAGTTCGGCCAGATATTCCTCTCGTCGAGAACATGCGTCGGCCCCGCCGTCCGTCTCCGTCCGTCACCGGTCATCTTGactccttttctttcaaccttcttcctttcagCCAACATTTTTCAACACTGGGGTCCTATCCCACTGATGGGTCCTGACAAAGAATGCTAGCGCACACTTGGGTGAGAGAACATGGTGAAACCTTGCACGCAACGACGCCCGAACCCCCAATGAGTGGCAGCAATATATAATAATATCTCCACGACGAACTTCCTCTTGCATCCGTACAACCAATTATCACTCTGACTTTGCCTCTTTGACAAAGAAAGCTCATAAGCCATTCATATCTCTGACCCTAGTCACCAAAGCCCTGCGCGGATAACAATTTCAAACAGTAACAGTCGTAACTATCGAACATGGAAAACACAAGGACAACCAACGAGCCGGGACTGCCTACTGTCTCGGAGGAATCCTCTCAAGTTGGAGGGCGCCTGCCCCAAGCAGAAGAATCCTTTCAAGTTGAAGGGGATCTGCGCCAAGCAGAAGAATCCTTtcaagttgaagaagggcgtCCTCGCCAAGCAGAAGGGCGGCGAGGACAGAGAAACAGTCTATTTCAACTGTTTGCGAATTTACAGTCGTTGATTCcattttttatttctgTAGGGACTACACTTTGGAACTTTTGGTGTCGCGGGTTCAAACCCCTTTGGCACTGGGTCGAAGTTTTCGTAGAGGGTGAGTATCTGCAGTCAATACAACCTGCACCGAAATATCCTGTAGCAGATGGATTGCTCAAAGATTTTGCAGAGCTCTACCTCTCTGTCATAAGTACGGTCACCATCGTCGTGTATCAGTAAGTAATTGTTTATGAGCCTTTCATCAAACGATAAGTAATAGTAATGAGCGCTAAACTTATATATCGTAACGCCTACAGAGAAACGTCACATGTATGGATCACATCCCCGATCCTGGCCTTCTGCACGGTAAAACTGATTACAAGATACCGGAGAGCGCGACAATGAGCCCAAGCCGATAACAATACGTCAAATCAGCAAAATCACTCATTCTATTTAACCTTCGTTTGGGTGATGAACGTTGTGCTGACCATTGTATCTGCAGTGTATCAAATGGAGCTTGCTATTGTAGGACGGCATGAGGTCAACATGCAGGCCTGTATATTTAGCCTTAACCGGTGAGTCCTTCAGCTCAACTCGGAAGAATTACAGACAAATACAAATTGAATGCAATTTAGCTGCTACACACCGGATAAACAGTAATTTTATCCTGCTCTACTATTCTGGGGGGAGGTGAGCGATCCGCTGACAGGCATTTGCTGTAGCATTGACTTGCTGTTTTGGAGCAAAGAGTTTTTGTTCAGCTACATTGATATGGCCGACAAACCGTCAAATGTTACAGTGAAGATCGTTTTCACTGGTGATAGTGAGTAGAATAGTGATACGTTGTAACTGTAGTCGAACAGGGAATGCTTATGCGGACTAAAGCCGTCGTCCCAGCAAATTTCTCTGCTGAGGTTTGGGCAAAGTGTTCGGATGGCAAATTTATAGAATCCTTGGCCGAGTGAGTGCTGACTCCTTTATGACTAAGCAACATTGACTGAGGGCACTGTATTACCTAGAGTAACCCATACTGGAACCGGCGATTTCGTTTGGCCCCATGTGGACTGCGGACTCGAAAAGCCATTGCTTGGCATCCTCACCGGGCAAGGCCCTCCCTAAAGGCAACCCCTAAGTCTAGAGGTACGCACCAGATTTGTCTTGTGGTGATTGTAATCATTGGTGCATGATAGTAATAAGCATGGCGTAGAATCCGGCATGGCAGCATGACGAGATGTCCTACACTTTCTCAACACTCAAGGCATGGATGCTGTAATTGGCATCATGATCTGCAGCCTACGAGACAAACGGCAAGTCATTGATCACTCCTCGCTCCGTGGTCAACATTCAACAGTCCTCCGCCTGCCCTCACTACCATCGCTATCGCCACTATCGCCATTGCATTT belongs to Cryptococcus neoformans var. grubii H99 chromosome 7, complete sequence and includes:
- a CDS encoding DNA-directed RNA polymerase III subunit RPC1, with translation MDTWAVVDQNEKHYVSSDVPRRIKHIQFQPFTPKDIVRISEVQVSIAELYQNNEDGSRTTALQGPLDARMGPNEKGKKCATCGEDTQKCVGHYGYIKLVLPVFHIGYFRPTINMLSCICKTCARVLLPETERASFLKRFRRPNLESLQRQSAAKAVLAACKKQNICTYCGAPNGIVKKSGPLRISHEPYRAAKMASMKDEWMATFKNAVAENQAVATHLSKAVDDLNPLKVLNLFERITAEDCELLSLHPDVGRPEDYIWQYISVPPPCIRPSVASEAGNNEDDLTAKLAEIVNYNNTLALMMDLGRGIEMISSNWEVLGQAVALYINSQAPGMQTIGSKPIRGFVQRLKGKQGRFRGNLSGKRVDFSGRTVIGPDPNLRIDEVAVPEKVAVKLSYPERVTDYNIQLMRQAIINGSKLHPGANVLERKHENGSTVRISLNVMKDLEARKRYARELQIGDVVHRHVRDGDIVLFNRQPSLHKLSIMCHRVRVRPWRTFRLNECVCNPYNADFDGDEMNLHVPQTEEARTEALELMSVKKNLVTPRNGEPIIAAIQDFITAAYLLSRRDRFYDRQQFTQIASYLGDANLKIEMPPPTIWKPVRLWTGKQIFNLLMRPNKESKVLVNLEAKCRTLVDPAKEDRFPPDMSPNDGYLVIQNSEIMCGVFDKNTVGDGKKNSVFGVILRDYGPEEAAQAMNRLAKIAARWLANIGFSLGINDVIPGPILHASKDARVEKAYDECDVFIDLAKKGKLENAPGCDQEATLESKISKTLSDVREAVGKICMQELSRHNAPLIMATCGSKGSVINVAQMVACVGQQIIGGSRVRNGFQDRSLPHFRKKSKNPPSKGFVRNSFFSGLTPPEFLFHAMSGREGLVDTAVKTAETGYMARRLMKALEDLCTHYDLSVRNSVGGIVQFQYGDDMLDPACLEGDATPVEYVRSWTHACRTAGNQGRALYPYEVRRIAARIYPESFVPPSFPSSPPKTKGRRRKEPTPPPPVVAPTLPKEWEGCHHKFRENTYKFVVDKIVKQMVDQRLARGLPDADDVEMAEEYEALLNSDDLAVQRVLENANKVTEAQLSSFLENCRIRYLRAKIEPGSTVGAVGAQSIGEPGTQMTLKTFHFAGVASMNVTLGVPRIKEIINAAKVISTPIIAAELAIPESETAARIVKGRIEKTVLGDIAAVIEESWTNANAYIEVHIDMDAVRRLQLEISLESIKWALVRANKLKIPEGSIHISQKTSRIRIWIDESDKDKGVGIYERLKFLKRAIPSVQVKGLPAIERGVVTKDEKNEKIHRLLVTGYGLSEVMGTEGVDGLKTKTNHVMETQQVLGIEAARSTIYNEIQTTMKSHGMSIDPRHVMLLGDVMTYKGEVLGITRFGVQKMKDSVLMLASFEKTTDHLFDASLYSKKDEIQGVSECIIMGTPAPGCGTSLASIVTPAPPLPAKKPLLFEAAYKAGQHRMSKGMMVAAY